In Aliidongia dinghuensis, the following proteins share a genomic window:
- a CDS encoding DUF6969 family protein encodes MIAPNAAPIAAAPVSVGSLGAAEAAAEYLAVMGALADARIGPLEILAGGVPPEPGPHYPAGEVWDQVTHAQYFFHAHADGDRHPGEVGHFHTFLGQGGMPRGLVPLVLPEMALAPLKLPVKEKGGVSMTHRSARDRGVFSHLIGISVDAAGVPLALFTTNRWVTGETWYRAEDVIRLLDRFAFAEAGPTALVDRWLVAVLRLLRRPVVELIEARDAVMMDWRRRRSRQSHVFDDRRLEVMSERPIDFAAALAEARAQVA; translated from the coding sequence ATGATTGCACCGAACGCCGCCCCGATTGCCGCTGCCCCCGTTTCGGTGGGCTCGCTTGGCGCTGCCGAGGCGGCGGCCGAGTATCTCGCGGTGATGGGCGCATTGGCCGATGCGCGGATCGGGCCGCTCGAGATCCTGGCGGGCGGTGTCCCGCCCGAGCCTGGCCCGCATTATCCGGCCGGCGAGGTCTGGGACCAGGTCACCCACGCGCAGTATTTCTTCCATGCCCATGCCGACGGTGACCGCCATCCGGGCGAGGTCGGGCATTTCCACACGTTCCTCGGCCAAGGCGGCATGCCGCGCGGCCTGGTCCCGCTCGTGCTGCCGGAAATGGCGCTGGCGCCGCTCAAGCTGCCGGTGAAGGAGAAGGGCGGCGTGTCGATGACCCATCGCTCGGCGCGCGATCGCGGCGTGTTCAGCCATTTGATCGGCATCAGCGTCGATGCGGCGGGCGTGCCCTTGGCGCTCTTCACGACCAATCGCTGGGTGACGGGCGAGACCTGGTATCGGGCCGAGGACGTGATCCGCCTGCTCGACCGCTTCGCCTTCGCCGAGGCCGGGCCGACCGCGTTGGTCGATCGCTGGCTGGTCGCGGTGCTGCGCCTGCTGCGCCGCCCGGTCGTCGAGCTGATCGAAGCGCGCGACGCCGTGATGATGGATTGGCGGCGCCGGCGCAGCCGGCAGAGCCACGTCTTCGACGACCGACGACTAGAAGTGATGTCAGAACGTCCGATCGACTTCGCCGCGGCCCTGGCCGAGGCGCGAGCGCAAGTCGCCTGA
- a CDS encoding DUF2336 domain-containing protein: MSEGLSQEDVAALLNDVSAPEAAAGRLGAKVAEGTLTEAERQVAEQVLRVMLDGAAIQVRKVLSETLKDSQFLPHDIAVSLANDVESVAIPVLQFSRVLSDEDLIAIVRAGTPSKQIAIAGRPEVSMAVAGELIQTDNNLAVATLVGNPGAKLDDTLMERAVTRFGSDERVTQELSKRPNLPLSVAERLVHFTVESLRAYIAKRTDLPEAVITQIVLKTREQVTVDLRSAHFPAEEALELVQHLHAAKRLTPSLILRALCVGDVSLFEAAMSQLAGIAVHNARLLIHDAGQLGFKSLYDRTGLPQNYFPAFRVATQVAHETALDGSAYDRERYRRQMIERILTQFEEMGTDDLDYLLIRLEDPTPEPPTRHRQ; encoded by the coding sequence ATGAGCGAAGGTCTGAGCCAGGAAGACGTCGCGGCACTTCTGAACGACGTTTCCGCGCCGGAAGCGGCGGCGGGACGGCTGGGCGCCAAGGTCGCCGAGGGCACGCTGACCGAGGCCGAGCGGCAGGTGGCCGAACAAGTGCTCCGCGTCATGCTCGACGGTGCCGCGATCCAGGTCCGCAAAGTCCTGTCCGAAACGCTGAAGGACAGCCAGTTCCTGCCGCACGACATCGCGGTGTCGCTCGCCAATGACGTCGAGTCCGTCGCGATCCCGGTGCTGCAATTCTCCAGGGTCCTGAGCGATGAGGACCTGATCGCGATCGTGCGCGCCGGCACGCCGTCGAAGCAGATCGCCATCGCCGGCCGCCCGGAAGTCTCGATGGCGGTGGCCGGCGAGCTGATCCAGACGGACAACAACCTTGCCGTGGCAACGCTCGTCGGCAATCCGGGTGCCAAGCTCGACGATACGCTGATGGAGCGCGCGGTGACGCGGTTCGGTTCGGACGAGCGCGTGACGCAGGAACTGTCGAAACGCCCGAACCTGCCGCTGTCGGTCGCGGAGCGGCTGGTGCATTTCACGGTCGAGAGCCTCAGAGCCTATATCGCGAAGCGCACCGACCTGCCTGAAGCGGTCATCACCCAGATCGTGCTGAAGACGCGCGAGCAGGTGACGGTCGACCTGCGCTCGGCCCACTTCCCGGCCGAGGAGGCGCTCGAGCTGGTGCAGCACCTGCACGCCGCGAAACGGCTCACCCCCTCGCTCATCCTGCGGGCGCTCTGCGTCGGCGACGTCAGTTTGTTCGAGGCGGCCATGTCGCAGCTGGCCGGCATTGCCGTCCATAATGCGCGGCTCCTGATCCATGACGCGGGCCAGTTGGGATTCAAGTCGCTCTATGACCGGACCGGCCTGCCGCAGAACTATTTCCCGGCCTTCCGGGTCGCAACCCAGGTCGCGCACGAGACGGCGCTCGACGGCAGCGCCTACGACCGCGAGCGCTACCGCCGCCAGATGATCGAACGGATTCTGACGCAGTTTGAAGAAATGGGTACCGATGACCTGGATTACCTGTTGATCCGGCTCGAGGACCCGACGCCCGAGCCGCCGACCCGCCACAGGCAATAG
- a CDS encoding IclR family transcriptional regulator domain-containing protein, producing MSQADSDADFVHSLARGLAVIRAFGADTPQLSMSDVAKRTGLSRAVVRRFLHTLVELGYVGVDGRLYSLRPRILELGYAFLSSMPIWDVIQPALRDVSSRLRATCAAGMLDGIEVVHVARAGRTETVAVSFGVGARLPAFHTAMGRVLLSALPPDERAARLSQADLPAYTPFTLTDPARLMAELETVAAQGWALVDRELEPGLIALGVPLRNRSGQVVAALVTSARATRLDADTMRTEHLPALIETCERLTPALHLQG from the coding sequence GTGTCACAAGCAGATTCCGACGCCGACTTTGTCCATTCACTTGCGCGGGGCCTCGCGGTCATCCGCGCTTTCGGCGCGGACACACCGCAGCTCAGCATGAGCGACGTCGCCAAGCGCACCGGCCTGTCGCGCGCCGTGGTCCGACGCTTCCTGCACACGCTCGTCGAACTCGGCTACGTCGGCGTCGATGGGCGGCTCTATTCGCTGCGCCCGCGCATTCTGGAGCTCGGCTACGCCTTCCTGTCGTCGATGCCGATCTGGGACGTGATCCAGCCGGCGCTGCGCGACGTGTCGAGCCGGCTCAGGGCCACCTGCGCCGCCGGCATGCTCGACGGCATCGAGGTCGTGCATGTGGCGCGCGCGGGACGGACGGAGACGGTCGCGGTCTCGTTCGGCGTCGGCGCCCGCCTGCCGGCGTTTCACACCGCGATGGGGCGCGTGCTGCTGTCGGCCCTGCCGCCCGACGAGCGTGCGGCGCGGCTCAGCCAAGCCGACCTCCCCGCCTATACGCCGTTCACGCTGACCGATCCCGCGCGGCTGATGGCAGAGCTGGAGACGGTCGCGGCCCAGGGCTGGGCCTTGGTCGACCGCGAGCTCGAACCCGGCCTGATCGCGCTCGGCGTCCCGCTGCGCAACCGCTCGGGCCAGGTCGTGGCAGCACTCGTCACCAGCGCCCGCGCGACCCGCCTCGACGCCGACACGATGCGGACGGAGCACCTGCCCGCGCTGATCGAAACCTGCGAACGCCTGACCCCCGCGCTGCACCTGCAGGGATGA
- a CDS encoding alpha/beta fold hydrolase encodes MTPLPRRPIRHPIRRFAAALLAFLAASPALADTAYPNQREGDFTIADFALANGEHLANARFHYTTLGTAARDAEGAITNAVMLLHGTTGAGTNFLAPSLAGELFGPGQPLDAAKYFIILPDAIGHGGSSKPSDGLKGHFPHYGYLDAVEGQYRLATEGLGIKHLRLVLGTSMGGMQTWLWGERHPAFMDALMPIAAQPVPIAGRNMLWRQLIVEAIRNDPAWHGGDYVKEPTGFVHALPIFNIMVNNAAFLQQAAPSRTRATQLYDQWVADYTKGTDANDYLYWFESSYDYDPSADLEKIEVPLTAVNFADDLLNPAELGAMEVAMRRLKAGRYVLVPASPQTRGHQTLALAAVWKGALVDLLK; translated from the coding sequence ATGACGCCCCTGCCCCGCCGCCCAATCCGCCACCCGATCCGGCGGTTCGCGGCAGCACTCCTCGCCTTCCTGGCGGCAAGCCCGGCGCTGGCCGACACGGCCTATCCGAACCAGCGGGAAGGCGACTTCACAATCGCCGATTTCGCGCTCGCAAACGGCGAGCACCTGGCGAATGCGCGCTTCCACTACACGACGCTCGGCACGGCCGCGCGCGATGCCGAGGGTGCCATCACCAATGCGGTCATGCTGCTGCACGGCACGACAGGAGCCGGGACGAACTTCCTCGCGCCCTCGCTCGCGGGCGAGCTGTTCGGCCCCGGCCAGCCGCTCGATGCGGCGAAATATTTCATCATCCTGCCGGACGCGATCGGCCATGGCGGCTCGAGCAAGCCGTCGGACGGGCTCAAGGGGCATTTCCCGCACTACGGCTATCTCGACGCGGTCGAGGGCCAGTATCGGCTGGCGACCGAAGGGCTCGGCATCAAGCACCTGCGGCTCGTGCTCGGCACCTCCATGGGCGGCATGCAGACCTGGCTCTGGGGCGAGCGGCATCCGGCCTTCATGGATGCGCTGATGCCGATCGCCGCACAGCCGGTGCCGATCGCCGGCCGCAACATGCTGTGGCGGCAATTGATCGTCGAGGCGATCCGCAACGATCCGGCCTGGCATGGCGGCGATTATGTCAAGGAGCCGACGGGCTTCGTCCACGCGCTGCCCATCTTCAACATCATGGTCAACAACGCGGCGTTCCTGCAGCAGGCGGCCCCCAGCCGGACCCGGGCGACCCAGCTCTATGACCAGTGGGTCGCCGACTACACCAAGGGCACGGACGCCAACGACTATCTCTACTGGTTCGAATCGTCCTACGACTACGACCCCTCGGCCGATCTGGAAAAGATCGAGGTGCCGCTAACCGCGGTCAATTTCGCCGACGATCTGCTGAACCCGGCCGAGCTTGGCGCGATGGAAGTGGCGATGCGCCGCCTCAAGGCCGGGCGATATGTGCTGGTTCCCGCCTCGCCGCAGACCCGGGGCCACCAGACCCTGGCGCTCGCCGCCGTGTGGAAAGGCGCCCTGGTCGATCTGCTGAAGTAA
- a CDS encoding SemiSWEET family sugar transporter: protein MTEDAVELLGLVAGLLTTASFLPQVVKVLREKNTAGISLGMYAAFTVGVALWLVYGLLLGRPAIIVPNLVTLLLAGLVLVLKLRHG from the coding sequence GTGACTGAGGACGCGGTCGAACTGCTGGGATTAGTCGCCGGTCTCCTTACGACGGCGAGTTTCCTGCCGCAGGTGGTGAAGGTGCTGCGCGAGAAGAACACCGCCGGCATCTCGCTCGGCATGTATGCCGCTTTCACGGTCGGCGTGGCCCTCTGGCTCGTCTACGGGCTCTTGCTCGGGCGCCCGGCGATCATCGTGCCGAACCTGGTGACGCTGCTGCTCGCCGGTCTCGTCCTCGTCCTCAAGCTGCGCCACGGCTGA
- a CDS encoding HD domain-containing phosphohydrolase: MVSRLKIPLYVYFGSLFLVVLIIGVGAIILVEYRQTKAIALTDASTLFQHIGEETRGAVEVIYDRAMLTTDLLASTQLVDAETLDDRVKSMPFVLATLRADPSLSAVYVGYATGEFFLVRRVDAEHAEALTHIPAPPATAFLVQSRARNAAGAVEGSVLFFSGGGWPLGQLPAPDYDFDPRTRPWYQAAEGHRDIQTVAPYVFYTTHEVGATFARRSGDGKAVAAVDVTLDALGEALRRVRPSKTAEITVVNGAGEILADAAGPLAVKIDPNGTARLPRAADADRPALAALAGAIHDDTLGNHTLSIADRPWRSYVSRFDLPGEPLYFAMAMPQAELLLQTRRARNFGLAVGLAILIPLIPLTILVSQLAARPLRALTRDAEAIKRLDFGRTKARRSSVAEIDQLADAMAAMRATIRQFIEIGTALAGERRFDRLLERILAETARVAAARGGAVYLAEPDGRLTRAVAAFDEQPLAQPDLHPIADAEHPAMRGAAGRSLKLTMTPAELARWHPDLACDAPLLVLAIPLRDRRDGLAGVLVLFQEPSSFAEAAEDDVLALVEAVSGNVAVAIETRRLNEEQKQLLGAVIELVASAIDAKSPYTAQHCQRVPQLAAMITKAAVEARDGPFADFALTETQWEELHLAAWLHDCGKILTPEYVVDKATKLETIYDRLHEIRTRFEVVKREAEVACWRAIADGADRTERLAALAETWATLDEEFAFIAACNNGGEGMGPERIARIRRIAERRWTRTLDDRIGLSFDESARKDRVPPPTLPVEEPLLADRPDHLIERPERDRFQLDNPWGIRMAVPERLYDRGEIYNLSIERGTLTAEERFKINQHVIDTIRMLSSLPLPRHLRNAVEIAGGHHERIDGTGYPRRLTGDRMSLLARILAVADVFEALTAGDRPYKRRMRLSEALAILARMRDDGHIDRDVFELFLSAGIYRDYAERFLVPEQVDEIELGRYREPRAAA; this comes from the coding sequence ATGGTGTCGCGGCTGAAAATTCCCCTCTACGTCTATTTCGGTTCGCTGTTCCTGGTCGTGCTGATCATCGGCGTCGGCGCGATCATTCTGGTCGAATACCGCCAGACCAAGGCAATTGCGCTCACCGACGCGTCCACACTGTTCCAGCACATCGGAGAGGAGACGCGCGGCGCGGTCGAGGTCATCTACGACCGGGCGATGCTCACGACCGACCTGCTCGCATCGACGCAGCTCGTCGATGCGGAGACGTTGGACGACCGGGTGAAGAGCATGCCGTTCGTGCTCGCAACGCTGCGCGCCGATCCCTCGCTCTCGGCCGTCTACGTCGGCTATGCGACCGGCGAGTTCTTCCTGGTGCGCCGGGTCGATGCCGAGCACGCCGAGGCGCTCACCCACATCCCAGCACCGCCCGCGACCGCCTTCCTGGTGCAGAGCCGGGCCCGGAACGCAGCCGGCGCGGTCGAGGGCTCGGTGCTGTTCTTCAGCGGCGGCGGATGGCCGCTCGGCCAGCTGCCGGCGCCAGACTATGACTTCGATCCGCGCACCCGGCCCTGGTACCAGGCCGCTGAGGGCCACCGCGACATTCAGACGGTAGCGCCGTACGTGTTCTATACGACGCACGAGGTAGGAGCCACCTTCGCCAGGCGCTCAGGCGACGGCAAGGCCGTGGCTGCTGTCGACGTCACCTTGGATGCGCTTGGCGAGGCGCTCCGCCGCGTCCGCCCGTCCAAGACCGCGGAGATCACCGTCGTGAACGGCGCCGGCGAGATCCTGGCGGACGCGGCCGGGCCGCTCGCGGTCAAGATCGATCCGAACGGCACGGCACGCCTGCCGCGCGCCGCCGATGCCGACCGCCCCGCGCTGGCGGCACTCGCTGGGGCCATTCATGACGACACACTTGGTAACCATACTCTGTCGATTGCCGACCGGCCGTGGCGCAGCTACGTGTCGCGTTTCGACCTCCCGGGTGAACCGCTTTATTTCGCCATGGCCATGCCGCAGGCCGAGCTGCTGCTCCAGACCCGGCGGGCGCGTAACTTCGGCCTCGCGGTCGGCCTCGCGATCCTTATCCCGCTGATCCCCCTCACCATCCTCGTCTCGCAGCTGGCCGCACGGCCGCTCCGCGCGCTGACCCGCGACGCCGAAGCGATCAAGCGCCTCGACTTCGGACGGACCAAGGCGCGCCGCTCGTCGGTCGCCGAGATCGACCAGCTGGCCGATGCCATGGCGGCGATGCGCGCCACGATCCGGCAGTTCATCGAGATCGGCACAGCGCTCGCCGGCGAGCGGCGGTTCGATCGGCTCTTGGAACGCATCCTCGCGGAGACGGCGCGGGTCGCGGCGGCGCGCGGCGGCGCCGTCTACCTCGCCGAACCGGACGGACGGCTGACCCGCGCCGTGGCGGCGTTCGACGAGCAGCCGCTCGCCCAGCCTGACCTCCATCCGATCGCGGATGCCGAGCATCCGGCGATGCGCGGCGCCGCGGGCCGGAGCCTGAAGCTGACGATGACGCCGGCCGAGCTCGCGCGCTGGCACCCCGATCTTGCCTGCGACGCGCCGCTGCTGGTCTTGGCGATCCCGCTGCGCGACCGGCGCGACGGGCTTGCCGGCGTGCTGGTGCTGTTCCAGGAACCGTCGAGCTTTGCCGAGGCAGCCGAGGACGATGTCCTGGCGCTGGTCGAAGCCGTCTCGGGCAATGTCGCGGTCGCGATCGAGACCCGGCGCCTCAACGAGGAGCAGAAGCAGCTGCTGGGCGCAGTGATTGAGCTGGTCGCCAGCGCCATCGACGCCAAGAGCCCCTATACCGCACAGCACTGCCAGCGCGTGCCCCAACTGGCCGCCATGATCACCAAGGCGGCGGTCGAGGCGCGCGACGGGCCGTTCGCCGACTTCGCGCTGACCGAAACGCAGTGGGAGGAGCTGCATCTCGCCGCTTGGCTGCATGATTGCGGCAAGATCCTCACACCCGAGTATGTCGTCGACAAGGCGACCAAGCTCGAGACGATCTACGACCGGTTGCACGAGATCCGCACGCGCTTCGAGGTCGTGAAGCGCGAGGCCGAGGTCGCCTGCTGGCGCGCGATCGCCGACGGCGCCGACCGGACGGAGCGCCTGGCAGCATTGGCAGAGACCTGGGCGACGCTCGACGAGGAGTTTGCCTTCATCGCCGCCTGCAACAACGGCGGCGAAGGGATGGGGCCGGAGCGGATCGCCCGCATCCGCCGCATCGCAGAGCGGCGCTGGACCCGGACGCTCGACGACCGGATCGGCCTGTCGTTCGACGAGAGCGCGCGCAAGGACCGCGTGCCGCCGCCGACACTGCCGGTTGAGGAGCCGCTGCTCGCCGATCGGCCCGACCATCTCATCGAGCGGCCCGAGCGCGACCGGTTCCAGTTGGACAACCCCTGGGGCATCCGCATGGCGGTGCCGGAGCGGCTCTATGATCGAGGCGAGATCTATAATCTGTCGATCGAGCGCGGCACGCTCACGGCCGAGGAACGGTTCAAGATCAACCAGCATGTGATCGACACGATCCGCATGTTGTCGAGCCTGCCGCTGCCGCGACATCTCCGGAACGCGGTCGAGATCGCCGGCGGCCATCACGAGCGGATCGACGGCACCGGCTATCCGCGCCGGCTCACGGGCGACCGGATGAGCCTGCTCGCGCGCATCCTGGCGGTCGCCGACGTGTTCGAGGCGCTGACCGCCGGCGACCGGCCCTACAAGCGGCGGATGCGCCTGTCGGAAGCGCTCGCCATCCTGGCCCGCATGCGCGACGACGGGCACATAGACCGGGACGTCTTCGAGCTTTTCCTGTCGGCCGGCATCTATCGCGACTATGCCGAGCGTTTCCTGGTGCCCGAACAGGTCGATGAGATCGAACTCGGCCGCTACCGCGAGCCGCGCGCTGCCGCGTGA
- a CDS encoding aldehyde dehydrogenase family protein, translating to MTYANLIAGEWVRGPEASRNINPSDTNDVIGEYDRASAAQVEDAIAAARQAFPAWARTTVQQRADILDKAGTEILARREELGNLLAREEGKTLAEGMGEVGRAGQIFKFFAGEVLRIQGERLGSIRPGIDVEITREPLGVVGMITPWNFPIAIPAWKIAPALAFGNCVVMKPAELVPGSAWALADILHRAGVPAGVFNLVMGRGSVVGAALVKDQRIDGISFTGSVPTGRGILAEAAARGAKVQLEMGGKNPMVVLNDADLDLAVRVSLDGAFFSTGQRCTASSRLIVEDGIYDKFVGALSEAVGRQVVDDARKQGTTIGPVVDQSQLDQDLKYVEIGQQEGARLVTGGERLQRATPGFYLSPAIFAEATNQMRISREEIFGPVASVIRAKNYDEALTLANDTPFGLCAGICTTSLKHAAHYRRNVETGMVMVNLPTAGVDYHVPFGGRKGSSYGPREQGRYAAEFYTQVKTAYVNQAL from the coding sequence ATGACCTACGCCAACCTCATCGCCGGCGAGTGGGTGCGCGGCCCCGAGGCCTCGCGCAACATCAACCCGTCCGACACGAACGACGTGATCGGCGAGTACGATCGGGCGTCGGCGGCCCAGGTCGAGGACGCGATTGCGGCCGCCCGCCAGGCGTTCCCCGCCTGGGCGCGCACGACGGTGCAGCAGCGCGCCGACATCCTCGACAAGGCCGGTACCGAGATCCTGGCCCGGCGCGAGGAGCTCGGCAACCTGCTCGCGCGCGAGGAAGGCAAGACCTTGGCCGAGGGCATGGGCGAGGTCGGCCGCGCCGGCCAGATCTTCAAGTTCTTCGCCGGCGAAGTGCTGCGCATCCAGGGCGAGCGCCTGGGCTCGATCCGGCCCGGCATCGACGTCGAGATCACCCGCGAGCCCTTGGGCGTCGTCGGCATGATCACGCCGTGGAACTTCCCGATCGCCATTCCGGCCTGGAAGATCGCGCCGGCGTTGGCCTTCGGCAATTGCGTCGTCATGAAGCCGGCGGAGCTGGTGCCGGGCTCGGCCTGGGCGCTCGCCGACATCCTGCACCGTGCCGGCGTGCCGGCCGGCGTGTTCAACCTGGTGATGGGCCGCGGCTCGGTCGTGGGCGCGGCCCTCGTCAAGGACCAGCGGATCGACGGCATCAGCTTCACCGGCTCGGTGCCGACCGGCCGCGGCATCCTGGCCGAGGCGGCCGCCCGCGGCGCCAAGGTGCAGCTCGAAATGGGCGGCAAGAACCCGATGGTCGTCTTGAACGACGCCGATCTGGACCTGGCCGTGCGCGTCTCGCTCGACGGCGCCTTCTTCTCGACCGGCCAGCGCTGCACCGCCTCCTCGCGCCTCATCGTCGAGGACGGTATCTACGACAAGTTCGTGGGCGCGCTCTCCGAGGCGGTCGGCCGCCAAGTCGTCGACGACGCGCGCAAGCAGGGCACGACGATCGGCCCGGTCGTCGACCAGAGCCAGCTCGACCAGGACCTGAAATATGTCGAGATCGGGCAGCAGGAAGGCGCCCGCCTGGTGACGGGCGGCGAGCGGCTGCAGCGGGCAACCCCCGGCTTCTACCTGTCGCCGGCGATCTTCGCCGAGGCGACGAACCAGATGCGCATCAGCCGCGAGGAGATCTTCGGACCGGTCGCGTCCGTCATCCGCGCCAAGAACTATGACGAGGCGCTGACGCTCGCCAACGACACGCCGTTCGGCCTCTGCGCCGGCATCTGCACGACCAGCCTCAAGCATGCGGCACATTATCGCCGCAACGTCGAGACCGGCATGGTCATGGTCAACCTGCCGACTGCCGGCGTCGACTATCACGTGCCGTTCGGCGGCCGGAAGGGCTCGAGCTACGGCCCGCGCGAACAGGGCCGCTACGCCGCCGAGTTCTATACCCAGGTCAAGACCGCCTACGTGAACCAGGCGCTGTAG
- a CDS encoding NTP transferase domain-containing protein: MIFGPVPTPKALGAVLAHAVTAGERRLKKGRVLDTDDLAALEAAGVAEVVAAILEVDDVAEDRAATRAAARLFGPGLSAGAAFTGRVNLFADDHGLLTLDRDEIDRLNRVDEALTIATLPPLAPVEPGQMVATVKIIPFAAPEAAVAAWERIAVTGNRPPLGLARFRPRPVALIQTVLPSVKPSVLDKTVEVTRRRLAAFGSPLATERRVAHDSSAVAEALDQAQAEGAELVLVVGASAIIDRRDVIPAGVVAAGGRIEHFGMPVDPGNLLLMGRLGEMPVLGLPGCARSPKLNGVDWVLQRLFADLPVGRTEITGLGAGGLLAEIPSRPLPRAEIGTAAEAVPRRPRIAALVLAAGQSRRMGPDNKLLILLDGKPMVRHAVEVALASAARPVIVVTGHQQDAVRSALDGLDVRFAHNPDYADGLSGSLKAGLSAVPEDADGAVVCLGDMPDVSAGLIDRLIAGFSPVEGRAILAPVRGGRRGNPVLWARRFFDELMGLSGDTGAKHLIANYGEFLTEIEAPDDGVLIDLDTPAALAAWRAER; the protein is encoded by the coding sequence ATGATCTTCGGGCCCGTCCCGACCCCCAAGGCGCTGGGCGCCGTGCTCGCCCATGCGGTCACGGCCGGCGAGCGCCGCTTGAAGAAGGGCCGCGTGCTGGACACGGACGATCTCGCGGCGCTCGAGGCCGCGGGTGTCGCGGAGGTCGTGGCCGCGATCCTGGAGGTGGACGACGTGGCCGAGGACCGGGCGGCGACCCGGGCGGCCGCGCGGCTGTTCGGCCCCGGCCTCTCCGCCGGCGCCGCCTTCACCGGCCGCGTCAACCTGTTCGCCGACGACCATGGCCTGCTGACGCTCGACCGGGACGAGATCGACCGGTTGAACCGGGTCGACGAGGCGCTCACGATCGCGACCCTGCCGCCGCTCGCCCCCGTCGAGCCCGGCCAGATGGTCGCGACCGTCAAGATCATCCCGTTCGCCGCCCCTGAGGCCGCCGTCGCCGCCTGGGAACGGATCGCCGTCACAGGCAACCGTCCGCCGCTCGGCCTCGCCCGCTTCCGGCCGCGCCCGGTGGCGCTCATCCAGACCGTGCTGCCGAGCGTCAAGCCGAGCGTGCTCGACAAGACCGTCGAAGTGACGCGCCGCCGGCTCGCCGCGTTCGGCAGCCCGCTCGCGACAGAGCGCCGCGTCGCTCACGATTCAAGCGCCGTCGCCGAAGCGTTGGATCAGGCGCAGGCGGAGGGAGCCGAACTGGTGCTGGTCGTCGGCGCCTCGGCGATCATCGACCGGCGCGACGTCATTCCGGCCGGCGTGGTCGCGGCCGGCGGCCGGATCGAGCATTTCGGCATGCCGGTCGACCCGGGCAACCTGCTGCTGATGGGCCGGCTCGGCGAGATGCCGGTGCTGGGCCTGCCCGGCTGCGCCCGCTCGCCGAAGCTGAACGGCGTCGACTGGGTGCTGCAGCGGCTGTTCGCCGACCTGCCGGTCGGACGGACCGAGATCACCGGCCTCGGCGCCGGCGGGCTCTTGGCCGAGATCCCGAGCCGCCCGCTACCGCGTGCCGAGATCGGCACCGCGGCCGAGGCCGTGCCGCGCCGGCCGCGCATCGCCGCCCTCGTGCTCGCCGCCGGCCAGTCCCGCCGCATGGGGCCGGACAACAAGCTGCTGATCCTGCTCGACGGCAAGCCCATGGTGCGCCATGCGGTCGAGGTGGCACTCGCCTCGGCCGCCCGCCCCGTGATCGTCGTGACCGGCCATCAACAGGACGCGGTGCGCTCGGCCCTTGACGGGCTCGACGTGCGCTTCGCCCATAATCCGGACTATGCGGACGGCCTGTCCGGCTCGCTCAAGGCCGGCCTCTCCGCCGTGCCGGAGGATGCCGACGGTGCCGTCGTCTGCCTCGGTGACATGCCGGACGTCTCCGCCGGCCTGATCGACCGGCTGATCGCCGGCTTCAGCCCGGTCGAGGGCCGCGCGATCCTGGCGCCAGTGCGCGGCGGCCGGCGCGGCAACCCGGTGCTATGGGCGCGCCGGTTCTTCGATGAACTGATGGGCTTGAGCGGCGATACTGGTGCCAAGCACCTGATCGCCAACTATGGGGAATTCCTGACCGAGATCGAGGCGCCGGACGACGGCGTGCTGATCGACCTGGACACGCCCGCCGCCCTCGCCGCCTGGCGGGCGGAGCGCTAG
- a CDS encoding XdhC family protein yields MKITLLERRLAEQHAGRTTVLVTDIKTGAQLLLGDGIAEGDLALDNEARAAINRAVIEDKSQTIDGPAGPLFIEVWNPPMRLVVVGAVHIAQTLARMAVETGYAVTIIDPRSAFASEERFPGVTLATDWPDEVLPALKPDKRTAIVTLTHDPKIDDPALQAALKSDAFYIGALGSRRTHAKRAERLATAGFDATAFARIHGPVGLDIGALTPGEIAVSILAEITAVLRRDRIKTKEDKAA; encoded by the coding sequence TTGAAGATCACCCTGCTCGAACGCCGGCTCGCCGAGCAGCACGCCGGGCGCACGACGGTGCTCGTGACCGACATCAAGACCGGCGCGCAGCTGCTGCTCGGCGACGGCATCGCCGAGGGCGACCTGGCGCTCGACAACGAGGCGCGCGCCGCGATCAACCGCGCCGTAATCGAGGACAAGAGCCAGACGATCGACGGCCCGGCCGGGCCGCTGTTCATCGAGGTCTGGAACCCGCCGATGCGCCTCGTCGTGGTCGGCGCCGTCCATATCGCCCAGACGCTGGCCCGCATGGCGGTCGAGACCGGCTATGCCGTGACCATCATCGATCCGCGCAGCGCGTTTGCCTCCGAGGAGCGTTTCCCTGGTGTCACGCTAGCGACCGACTGGCCCGACGAGGTGCTGCCGGCGCTGAAGCCGGACAAGCGCACGGCGATCGTGACCCTCACCCACGACCCCAAGATCGACGATCCGGCGCTGCAGGCGGCGCTCAAGTCCGACGCCTTCTACATCGGCGCGCTGGGCTCGCGCCGGACCCATGCGAAGCGGGCCGAGCGCCTGGCCACCGCCGGGTTCGATGCCACGGCCTTCGCCCGCATCCACGGGCCGGTCGGGCTCGACATCGGCGCGCTCACCCCGGGCGAGATCGCCGTTTCGATCCTGGCCGAGATCACCGCCGTGCTGCGCCGCGACCGGATCAAAACGAAAGAGGACAAGGCCGCATGA